The nucleotide sequence TTGCCGAtgtgacgacgacgacgacgacgacgacgacgctgatGACGAGTTCTCATTACATTTTTACAGTTGAGAGTAAATAATTCCTTATTACTACATCGCATTTAAGTACGTGCATATATACATGCAGGAGCTGTATTTTGTATTGTAAAAAGTTAGATATACTGTGGTCGTTGCTGGTGACTGATGCCGATTTGTGTACACCTTTTTTTACATGTATAAAATTGTACAGAAACTTATAGATCCACATCACACAAGGAATGCCATCTATAGATTCCCGTACACTTTTGTATGTTATTTTGTAGGGTAACAATTTTTCCTCTTACGTTTTCTCTCATTCAGACTGATGTACCGCACTCGTTTTCATCcaacgcaaaaaaaaaaaaaaaaaaacgacgaaagatataagtataaaagatgaagaataaaaaaggaaacatGACGATGAACTTTTCGCTATATAGTGACGACGTGtgatattttgtattttttacaaaataatatttacttatttatCGACGGTCGCACAGGAGAATCAAATTTGTAGATACTTAACGATTATGATAAAACTATGTTACTTATAAATGCAATCAGGATGATAATACATGATGCGTATGCGCGACGATGAAAAGGCGCGCGTACAGTGTGGTATATTTTTACAGAATAGATAACGATTCGTTGAAATGGGGAGTGAAGTAATAATAGCAGGTAGAAGGTGGAAGCAGCTGCAGCAGAAAGCGAGAAAGAACCGCGATGAGGACGATAATGGGGCAACCGCCTTATTTTTTTGACTGAAATCACTTGTGATGTAAAAGTTTCGCGCGACGAGTGTGTTTATTGCATATAGACTCTCAACCATATAAGTGTGCGTGACTGATgattataaaaaacaaaagagtTGATAAAATAATGGTCCTGCGTTTATGCATGATGGGGTTTCGCATGCACACATAAGTTGAGTGCATTTTTATAAGTCCTCTAATCTAAACGAGAAAGACACGATAaatggataaaaaaaatagcgacgacgacgaaaaaaaaaaagaaacgtggAGGATGACGATGTGTAACGTTACTTGTGCGTGGTAATCTAAGTCAGTGTTTTAACCAGCAGCGACAATGCGTATAGTATATTGTACAAAAGTCGGGAAGCCCAATAATCGCACACACACTAACACTGCTTCTAATATGCACACTTGATCTCATTTATTGTAGAACTGAGGATTGCGCGACTTGCATTTAAAACTAATATAGAACTTTAGCGTCGATTTTGTTACGAGAGGACAGAGAAGGAATACAGTATAAAAATTTAGCTTACACAGCGCGACAGCCAGATACGAGCTTTTAACGCATGTCACACGCATCAACGGGCTCCTGTACTTTTGTCGACTTTGCATGACTTTAGTACGAatgttgtaaaaaaaaaaaagagaaaaaaattacgactgctacGGTGTGTATTTGATCAATTGGCGATCGGTATATGAACACAGCCGGTCGAGACGCTCGACTCGATCTCCAAATCTATTGATATAATAATTGAgggaataaaaagaaataacataAATGAATGACGAAGAAAATGAGGAcgaagaggaaggaaaaagtAATCTACAAGTATAACGATGATGGACTATTCAAAGTTATTATGTTTTTGAAactgaatttttgaaatagagATAACGCGTACGATGAGGCAGACACTCGACTTTGTCTTATTTCTATAACATGGCTTTATTATACCCATACCACCTCTTTATAATttgagagaagaagaaaaaacttaCTCGTTTCTATACCTTTGTTATTCTGATGTCTATGACAGTGAGCTTTTGTCGTGTATAAATTGAAGCGTAGTACACATTGGTATAATAAATAGGGCACCTTCGCGTTGCGAATTGTGCTTGAAAAGGAGGAGATCTTTTTCAATATTCTTTTCTAACTGTTCTGTGTGTCTTATTTCCCAATTTATCGACTCTTATAGTTTTTATTCGTTTTAACCTTAGTTCTTTTCATTTGATTTTGTATTGTCCAATATTGTTAATTTATGAACTCAGGTTTTCCGTTTTCCATTTTCTAAAGAGCTTAATTGACTCTATGTTTTCATCAAATACGTTTGTAAACACAGACGAGCTATTAtcaacagtttttttttttttttttttaagcattCCATATATCAACAGGTACGcgtataatcaaaaatatgaTTAGACGTATCTcaaatttatgataaaaatgaGTTTAGTTTCGAAAAATCCGTGGTGGGGACGATGGTTTCGTTCCCGATGATATTTGCGCCAACGTATTACCTCTGCTAACCATCATATGGTTCTCTCTCAAGTCGtgcaagtgagagagagagagagagagacggaagaTAGCACAGACGTggacaaacaaaaaaaatgaacatTCCAAACATGACGAGTAAATGAATAAACGTGAAAATTTATCGAAACAAACGGATCTAATGAAGAGATCGAAGCCTTGACTCagtaattttgtaaataatgctcgtcaatttttgtgataaatgccTAAGAACGGATGTAACTTGCAGCACAGTCAGCACTGAAGGTTATGAAGTAACAAATCTTGTAAATAATTCGGATAAGGGTTTTTTGGCGTACGCCTGCATCAAGCCTCCGGTAACCATAGACTTTGTCTTCATCTGTAACGTACAAATAAGTCACGTCATCGTGTGGCCTCAAATCGGAGCGCAAAAATCAAGTGGATTTCAGCTGTCCGTCAAAACGTCGGATGTCAAGAACCAGCCGTTCACAGACGTTTCAACTGCTTTCTTGCAGAAAGAACAGTCAGGAGTGTTGTTCTACAGAAGGGATATCTCTTATCACACTGACATTGATGTACCTCCAAATTTTGCTCAGCGTTACGTAAAGGCATTGAATATTGTAAATTATGCAAATACGCTGCGGCTCAGCATTCTCAAGACTGAAAACTCAGTACCTGCACTTGGCAAGATTGAAATTTGGGGTAGAGTGGCTTCAAAATGTGCAAAAGATATTTCCATGAACGTCAATGCTCTTTGGCTGAACCGGTTTAATAGTAAACCTGCTACTGCGAGTTCTTCGGATGATGCAGTCGCCGTGGACGACAATAAGAAACAGGAAGAATCTAAGGAAGAATGGAGGTAAATATTTCACATTTAATCTACTTAtttgcaattgaaaattaCTCAACTTGTATATTCACTGATTTAGAGCAAACATagagaaaaatttgttaaaagtGCCAGAGGACTTCCTGGATCCTATAACTTGTGAAATAATGACTCAGCCAATCATTCTTCCAAGTGGCAAAATAATCGATCAAAAAACTTTAGAGAGGCATGGACACAATGAAGCTATATGGGGTAGACCTGTTTCGGATCCATTCACAGGAATACGCTTTAGTGATAATCGCAAACCTTTAGCTGCAGTTCCCCTCAAAGCAAGGATAGACATGTTCTTGCTGGAGCACAGTAATGATGAGGC is from Nasonia vitripennis strain AsymCx chromosome 1, Nvit_psr_1.1, whole genome shotgun sequence and encodes:
- the LOC100122640 gene encoding RING finger protein 37; its protein translation is MLVNFCDKCLRTDVTCSTVSTEGYEVTNLVNNSDKGFLAYACIKPPVTIDFVFICNVQISHVIVWPQIGAQKSSGFQLSVKTSDVKNQPFTDVSTAFLQKEQSGVLFYRRDISYHTDIDVPPNFAQRYVKALNIVNYANTLRLSILKTENSVPALGKIEIWGRVASKCAKDISMNVNALWLNRFNSKPATASSSDDAVAVDDNKKQEESKEEWRANIEKNLLKVPEDFLDPITCEIMTQPIILPSGKIIDQKTLERHGHNEAIWGRPVSDPFTGIRFSDNRKPLAAVPLKARIDMFLLEHSNDEAIKKLPRVLGSKFMQQANSVNVINCISANLVNNINTVNTVKNNANGLKRTLPREENSTNTTVKRAFHGHSLPLVSLRSSGVCAKRSTGKTTSSAVSISRTVNKEEIVKQNAAIEEKLNSNIQVGAMPTCKCCSEKIFYKLPCEHIICRKALLSLEKNQCTMCQSEFKTSDPQRFHLCN